In the Armatimonas rosea genome, one interval contains:
- a CDS encoding FG-GAP repeat domain-containing protein — protein MMLRSLGLSLCLLALAASAQQKNAAVVPPTLPSALKFEKVVVNAASDFEAAGVADINGDGKLDLISGDTWYEAPRWTPHPFREIGVWGRGPGSSGYRASFAELPVDVNGDKKVDIVSSDYASGELFWHENNGGATGNWARHAIAKPGSAETTVFAPLTGKNAKDILPNCGGQVVWYELREHQWVEHKVGNQGAGHGIGFGDVNGDRKCDLVTASGWWENVDATSDKWTWHPEFACKPGDLGISTPVFDVDGDGKNDIVFGSGHNYGLYWLHNLGGGKWEQLPIDLSASQFHTLVLVGDKVFTGKRYLAHDHDPGAEEPLGLYYYQFDRKKKTWQKFVIDSGTQTGTGLQIVVQDINRDGRLDIVAPGKSGLYLFVGKR, from the coding sequence ATGATGCTACGCTCCCTTGGACTCTCTCTCTGCCTGCTTGCCCTCGCCGCGAGCGCCCAGCAGAAAAACGCTGCCGTTGTCCCGCCCACCCTGCCGTCGGCGCTGAAGTTCGAGAAGGTCGTGGTCAATGCCGCGTCGGACTTTGAGGCCGCGGGTGTGGCCGACATCAACGGCGATGGCAAGCTCGATCTCATCTCGGGCGATACGTGGTACGAGGCGCCGAGGTGGACACCGCACCCGTTTCGCGAGATCGGGGTCTGGGGCCGTGGGCCGGGCTCCAGCGGCTACCGTGCCAGCTTCGCCGAGCTCCCGGTCGATGTCAATGGCGATAAGAAAGTCGATATTGTCTCGTCGGACTACGCCAGCGGCGAGCTTTTCTGGCACGAGAACAACGGCGGCGCGACGGGAAACTGGGCGCGCCACGCCATCGCCAAGCCCGGAAGCGCCGAGACCACGGTCTTTGCCCCGCTTACGGGCAAGAACGCAAAAGATATTCTTCCCAACTGCGGCGGGCAAGTGGTCTGGTACGAGCTGCGGGAGCACCAGTGGGTCGAGCATAAAGTCGGCAACCAGGGCGCGGGCCATGGGATTGGCTTTGGCGATGTCAATGGCGACCGCAAGTGCGACCTGGTGACCGCGAGTGGCTGGTGGGAGAATGTCGACGCAACGAGTGACAAGTGGACCTGGCACCCCGAGTTCGCCTGCAAGCCTGGCGATCTGGGCATCTCGACCCCGGTCTTTGATGTGGACGGCGATGGCAAGAACGATATTGTCTTTGGGAGCGGCCACAACTACGGCCTCTACTGGCTCCATAATCTTGGCGGCGGCAAGTGGGAGCAGCTTCCCATCGACCTCTCCGCATCGCAGTTCCACACGCTGGTCTTGGTTGGGGACAAGGTCTTCACCGGCAAGCGCTACCTCGCCCACGACCACGATCCTGGTGCAGAGGAGCCCCTAGGCCTCTACTACTACCAGTTCGACCGTAAGAAAAAGACCTGGCAGAAGTTCGTCATCGACTCCGGCACCCAGACCGGCACCGGCCTGCAGATTGTCGTCCAAGACATCAACCGCGACGGCAGGCTCGATATTGTCGCGCCCGGCAAGAGTGGGCTGTATCTATTCGTAGGCAAGCGATAA
- the udk gene encoding uridine kinase, translating into MIIGIAGGSGSGKTTLATRLRDAVGAERLVALQQDSYYRDIDTLPEALRASGNFDHPDCIDFPLLVQQLEALRAGHSVPVPQYDFATHHRLPTTTEQRAHPVILVEGILIFTHPALRELLDLKIFVDTDDDIRLLRRIRRDTRERGRSLESVLDQYAATVRPMHQQFVAPSQKFADLIIPEKANFDLVVELLSHKIRSLVA; encoded by the coding sequence ATGATCATTGGAATTGCAGGCGGCTCGGGCTCGGGGAAGACCACGCTGGCGACCCGCTTGCGGGATGCGGTCGGGGCGGAGCGGCTGGTCGCGCTCCAGCAAGACAGCTACTACCGCGATATCGACACGCTCCCCGAGGCGCTACGGGCCTCCGGCAACTTCGACCACCCAGACTGTATCGACTTCCCCTTGCTCGTCCAGCAGCTCGAAGCGCTCCGAGCCGGACACAGTGTCCCCGTGCCCCAGTACGACTTCGCGACCCACCACCGGCTCCCCACCACGACTGAGCAGCGCGCCCACCCGGTCATCTTGGTGGAGGGAATCTTGATCTTCACCCACCCCGCCCTCCGCGAGCTCTTGGACCTGAAGATCTTTGTAGACACCGACGACGACATCCGGCTCCTGCGCCGCATCCGCCGGGATACGCGCGAGCGCGGCCGTAGCCTGGAGTCCGTGCTGGACCAGTACGCCGCCACCGTGCGCCCGATGCACCAGCAGTTTGTCGCCCCCAGCCAGAAGTTCGCCGACCTGATCATCCCCGAGAAAGCCAACTTCGACCTGGTCGTAGAGCTTCTCAGCCATAAAATCCGCTCGCTGGTAGCGTAG